The Nicotiana tomentosiformis chromosome 2, ASM39032v3, whole genome shotgun sequence genome includes the window GCCACCACCTCGCCACCCTGTTCGTGTTCGTCACGTGTCGGTACGTGGTGTACCACGGCGCGTATGCGATTCTCGTGCTTTTGATTCTTGCGGAAGTTACTAGCTTCATACAGAACACGTGGACTCTCGCGAATGCTCGGAAATCGGACGTGGAGTTCGCTGCTAAGGTTTATGCTTTACTTTCGCCTCCGTTTTATGTTCTGTATTCGTTGGTCAGAGGTATTGCTGGGCCGTATTTTGTGTATAGGATGTTTGTTTATTATCTTAGTGGGGCTGCTAATAATGTGATACCTAGATGGATTTGGATATCTTgggtttttgttgttgttactgctaTTTCCGTTAGTATACTGTGGATTTCCAATCTTTGGGTTGAGTTGTATAGAGAAAGGAGTAGGGAACATGAGAGTAAAGTTAGGTGAGTTGAATACTGTATGTTTACAGATTAAGCATATATGTGTTTGATTGGATGAGATGATAATTGAAGAAAAATCAAATCTTTTGCTGTTTGTGTATTCTCACTTGTTGCATTATGCATTTGTGGTGTATATTGGTGTTGCTGCTGCGGCAGAGCCAGGATTTCTAACATGGGGAttcaaaaaaatgcaaaaatactaTACCTAAAAGCTTCCCTTCTATTAAGAGGGGATTCAACAgtttatatatatgagagagtTTGTTTTTTGCTCTAATTGCACAGTATAATTTCCGGACTAAAGGGTGTTTAATTGAATAGACTTTCTTACCTTTAACTCTGCTATTGGGTGTTGGAATGCATAACTTTAGAATTATATTTTCTGTATAGCTTTTTACACTCTTAAATCAGCTACAAAGAGTAGGTAGAAACAATTAAGTGATATGTAGAATTAAATTGAAGGTTTTGGTTAACTTTGAGATTGATGGCAGAATCCTTTGAATTGTTCTTTTGATGCACCAGCCTATATTCTTTATATTACAAGTTTGGAAGTTCATTTGCTGTTGGTGATAGTTTTCTGGTTAGGTCACCTTCAAGAGAATATAATTAGTCAGCATTGTCTCAACAACACTTGTAATAATGTCTATTATTCAATTCATAAAATTCTTTCTTGTTGGGTGTGGCTAATTTGATAGGTATGCATTATTGATTTGGTGGAATgaagtagctatttaaaattTTAGGTGCTATGCAGTCATTTTATTATTCATCAAGGTTTGAATCTCCCCTGTTAGGAAGCCTTGGTCAATCCTATATTGATATTAGGTGAATTATGCTCTTAAACGACTGGCCTGTAATGTGTAATTTAAATAAACTTGGCTGTTTTCTCATTTAACTGGTGGAGATTGCAGACTGCATATAGTTTTTGATCTCTAACTGGCGGAGATAGGTGTTTGGCAATGGAAGTTTAGATGGAGAAGAATGTTCACTCTTCTCACTTCTATTGTTGCCCTGGGTGGGGTGGAGGCAGAGGCGGATCTATGATTTCTAGTTTATGGGTGCACTACTAAAAAATTGGAGAAAAAAATGTATTTGGTGGGAATTGATCCCTATTCCTTCAACTAAATAACTCAACCTTCAACTAGTACACCATTTAGCCTTCTTGGAGCATGGTGCCAACAGTTGTACATTAAATATCTAATTTTACGAAGAGATCATGGGTTCACATGTCCTATAATCTCTCGTATAAATTCGcccctggggggggggggggggttacatAGATGTTAACCTTGCTTAGAGATATGATGATGCTTCATCAATTTCAAAACTTCTAGGCTGAAGCACTTTAGTTGTTCTCTAGAGGTTGCTAACTTGAGGCTGCATCTGAACTCCTGTCTGTCTCTTTATTTGGTGCTTATGAGAGGGAAGGGTCAACAAGTTCTTGCAGTATGCTTTAGAATTAGAGTTGTCTCTTTGTCGTCTCAAAATCCTTCGGAAGTCTGTGTACTAATTTGACAAGAAAAATCTTATGAGATGTGCTATTGATTTCTTCGCGAGCACATGAAAGTGAGTAGCTACGCCCTAGCGAAGGtcaaagatattttttttttaaaggtcAAATATATTAATTTGTTGTAATGGCAATCTAATTTCAGTTTGGCTTTTCTTGGAACATTACTAGGACCACTTACTCTCACGAAGGACAACTTTACACGGATTTAACATGAGTACTCAGTCGGTCTTTGAAAAAAGATTATTTGGAACTGAAACTTTATATTGAAGTTCATTTGCAAATACCGAGTTCAATATTCGAAATATTGAAATATTAAAACACTATTGGGGATTCAAAGATGCATAATTGCTCTGCTTCCTGCCAATGTTACAAAACGCATGTACGACATGGCTGTAAATCTTAGGCATaaactatttatttatttttatttttttggcaaATGGTAAGAGATTTTTGAGTTTTAACTTGGGAAATTTACGCAAAGTCCCATGCATTTGAAAAATATTACCCGAAAGAATACCTATTTCAAAGTTATTACTATAATGTATACTTAGTGAaaacttcgtaccattgtggaggtcgagtattagagttataggttaggatgtagttgagttttgacttacttcgtaccattgtgggactggccacgtagggtttttgtctagggtagctagtgacaatgttgtgttttactactttgcttttcagtgcatgtcctatttactagctatcgtttttgctttgcatctttcttctgcatttcatggtgttcctattttttctatgattgttgtggtgatactaatgttGTCTCCTCTTGtcgttttgtctttttattttcttgagccgagggtctttcggaaacaggcTCTCTACTCCTtttgggtaggggtaaggtctgcgtacacactaccctccccagatctcaTTAGTGGGATTCTactttattgttgttgtatactTGGTGAAAACTATTTACAAAATAGCCAGCAAATAGTTAGTTGTATATCGTCATAGTACAAAATTCACAGTGTATGTGATTATGACTGTCATATACCATGGGTTACAATTATATGCAATATATATTGTTTAAATTTTAATGGACGAATCTTGTAAATGCGTGCAAGTGGATAATTCTTGGACTCCATCTGAGTAGTTGTGAATTTTTCCCTTTTAAAGTTCAGCGAACGAACAAGACGtgacaaaataaaaataatttcccAAAGGCCAAAGCTGCCTTTTTAACAACAACTAGAAGAGCAAACGGTCTTGACAGTTTTCTTCTGTAAAATTCCTTCTGTGAAAAAGTCACTTCAATGTTCCAGCATGTGAGGAAGTATCTACTCATGTCGTCCGGAAACAAAATATGgtttttttggactcaaagaaccaaaatgtgtgtgggtgtgtgtgtgtggggggggggggggggggggaatttggAACCAAAATGTGTGGGGAAAAAAATTGGGAATCAAAATATATATAACGCCCAAGTTTAAGGCATATTACCTTAACGGCCGTTTGCCTAGTAAGTATAGCGTCCTAATATAAGGCTCTATATATATAAAGCCCTAACgtaccgcgctatatatattatgtgggcccatcaataattcttctgggcttaactgacataacaattaTTCAACTGGGTATAGCGCCCATATTTAAGGCGTTATACCTCAAATAATTGTACCCCCAGATTGatttttgccttatttaaagaggttaaagattttgtaaaaatccattcTTAAATATTTCTAGGTTtgtggtagaaacttaggtagtccctcccactcgacAACTGTTGGGAAAACAGGATAATTATCGTCTCTatgcaatttttcactttctaTTAAATCCCAGTACTGATCCTCCGTTCCTCCCAGGAAGTTAAGATAATCCATTGCATGATGACCAGCTAAtgccttttccatctctagaatctccttcatcaaatgtcgAATCACTTTtggttcatctttgtgtgtgtttgttaGGAAGGTTGCAGACACTGCTTGTGGCACAACAAGCCCATGCCAGCGACATAGTACTTCATAATCGCATCGTTTTGAATAAAGGGGAACCCACTGTAGTTTTTcgccccaaattcgcataccttcgGGCTTTGTAGAGTGTGCTtcgccctcaataatgtgccctgcaactttgagatcagtgTGTATATTAATAGGCTTATTTTCCAAAGGACGCATaacaccataccacttgtcatcaaccaagtcattatagcaacctagcatatttttttcaaggtagggatcgatAGTGTTAAGACGTGTTCTATGGGGATCTGTTGAACTACCTTCACCCTTATACCTCTTTTTGaaccacttattaaatgttagtgACATTTATTGTAATAAGACTTGAAAATATTTatgaatggatttttacaaaatccttaacctctttaaataaAGCAAAAATCAGTCCGGGGGTAtaattatttgaggtatagcgccttaaatatGAGCGTtatacccagttgaattattgttatgtcagttaagcctAGAAAAATTATTGGTTGgcccacataatatatatagcgcggtatAGCGCGGTACGTTAGTGCTTTATATATATAGGGCGCTATACTTAACTGAGCAAacgaccgttaaggtatagcgccttaagtttgggtgttatatatattttggttcCCAATTTTATTTTCACACATTTTGATTATTTGAATACATAAGAACCACATTTTGATTCCGGACTATTACTTTAGCCAGGTAAAGGAGCGATCGAATTAGATTTGCTTACAGGTGTCGTACGGAGAACAATACATAGGCATAAATTGCTTGCGCTATAAATTCCCACATAGCTAAAGCATAAGATACTTCCATTAAGTAGCGTTCAGCTGCTTATGTGCCATATCTTCGGGACAAAAGACTGCCGTTTGAAATCTTTCTTTTATAGGGTAAAGTTTATTATTAGAGTTTTTTCAGTTTTCTACTTAAAATCCCCTAAATTATCATGTTTTTTCAGTTTTCTACTTAAACTTTCGACAGTTACATACTTAAACTATCAGGTATCCTCAAACCTCCCCCTCCAATTATATTCCCCTATATATTAAAACTTCATGTTGAACCTTTAAAGATGCGTATGTCTAACTATATTAACTTATGAtttgtataaaaaaaattatatagttTACTCATGATGTATTAATCTCGGATGATTGATAATTTTAGGAGTTTTGGCCAAAATAATATCTAATGTACTGTGTTAATTTTAGGCTTAATTGTGATTGTGCTTTATGCTAGACTCCAATTGAATAAGTTCTTATTTATATTCATTTTTAGCacagtaaaaatataaataacggCATATAGTGTTGCATTTCTTAAAAAGCATCTTATATTACATAAAAAAGATTACACAAAAAAAAATCGCAAACAAAAAATTAATTATCCAGTAATTACATTCTCTAATTTCATTTTACATAAAGAAGGTTCAAGAGATTAACTTTATTCTCTACAAGGTGTTGAGTTTAATAAGAAGATTTAAATTGGTATTCTTTCAACAATATGTGTAGGACATGAAAGAAtactaaaacaagaaagagaatAAATCATTTCGAAAGAAACAAGAGAGGGAGAAATGTTTTCTGAAAAAACCCATATGGAGAACTaaagaaaaaaagttaaaaaatgaagaagaaggtgaACAATAAAGACTAAAGGTGAAACAATAAGGAAGAAtgatcaaaaaatgaggaagaaagGTGGATACTACTAAAATAAGaagaatatttattaaaaaaataaatttgaaagagGGTTAGACTAATTAGCCATAATTTTATGTCAGGGCCATTTTGATAGTTTTTTTGAACTGTCACGTGCTTCCAAGCAAATATTTACGTACGTTATGCCAGGTCAGTAACAAGAGGGTTTTAATATGAAAGACAATATAGTTCAGGGAGGTTTTGAAGACACCGAACAGTTTAAGTAGGAAACTGACCAAAATGTGATAATTTAAGGGGGTTTTAGGGTATTAACTCTTATTATTAAGGTATCAAGATggtaaaaaaaatacaaaagaccTGTTGCAGGGGATGGCCATGCAGTCAATTACTTCCTTTTTTCTAAGTCTAGGAAATCCATATATTGGCTAAGACTATCCACCATACaactttttaaaaacaaattttaGAGGCATTTATCCTTTATCCTGGAGATGTGAGTTTTCTGGCCTTCAGAACATGTCCTGTTCCTCTCTAGCCAAATGGTCCAGAATATACACATATAAGTAGCCCTCCTAATCTGCTTCAAGGCTCTAGGAGTTGTCTGATGTTGCCAGCATTCCATCAGATCTCTTACCTTCAGTGGCTTTACCCAATAGATTCCGTAGATGTTTAGGAACAATTCCCAGCATTCTCTAGTTACTTTGCAGTGCAGGAGGAAATGTTCTATTGTTTCTTGGTCATTCTCACATAAATAGTATCTATTGCACAATAGGAATCCTCTTTGACAGGTGCCTTAGTCTTCCAAATCGACTTCCAAGGCCAGTTATCATCCCATTGATCAACTTGCTTCATTAATAAACTATAACAATTGCTGATAAAGAAACTCTTGTCTTTACTTGCTGCCCAACCGAGAGTATCCTGTTTGTTTTGAATAATCTGAAAGGCTCCAGCATCTGAAGTAAGTGAAAAAAGTCTTTACTTTCCAGTCATTCAAATTTCTCCTGAAACTCAAGTGCCATCCTGTGCTGGAAACTTAAGCATCTGACACAATACCATACTTGTTGGTGGAACGGTTGAACAGAACTGGAAATTTGGACATTAAACTTTCATCTCCAGCCCAAGTGTCTGCCCAGAAGCTGAAACTACATATGTTGGCAGAATTCATCCCATAGCCAAAAAGAAGTAACAAACACTGTGCATCCTAGCCACGGAGGTAGAAATGGTAACTTGCCTGCTTATGAAGAACAGTGGTTTTAGGCAAAATGGTCATTTTCTGCTCCCTCTCTTGGCAACCCCAGAGTTCTCTCCAGCAATCTAAACAAAGCAAATCGAAAGAGATCAGCTCCTCGTATTCACGGTTATCTAAGCAACATCCACAATTGATACACCGTGCAATGCATATAGTACAAGCCCTGCATAACTGAGTGGCAGATTGCTTCCTTTGGCAACTCTCTGAGGGGCAATCATAAACTAGTCCAAGTTGCTGGCATTTCGGGCAAACTTCAATATCCATAGCGCAGTCATCATCAGAATGGCCACTACCCAAAAACCGCGGCTTACGAGTAGTTGGCAGCTTGCTATTATCTTCACCGATTAAGAGCTTGAACTCTTCAAAGTGCTGGTTTGTCACACCAAAGACTCCATGAATCCCTATGTACTTAAGTCTGTTTTTTCCACCAGACTTGAAGACTTTTAAGTTAGACAGAATACCATCAGCGGTGAGTCTAACACACCCTGGGACACTTAACTGCATATACACAGGCAAACATGAAATCAGAAAACTAAAATAAGTAAGAAGTAATAGAATCGAATTGAAAACTAGATACAAGGTTATGAAGAACTTTATAgtaagaaatatggagtaaatgAACTTCCCAAGAGGTTAAAAGGAGGTGAATGGCAGA containing:
- the LOC104102868 gene encoding TLC domain-containing protein At5g14285, which encodes MEAPILFSSIPNLLSFFTFFLIIYLVAYFIIFRSWKPKLRPEASSCAISLLHGTPAVFFAVTSLLADPDRDFHSPNTPLQNLVLDYSISYFLMDLTHYLIFCPSDVLFIGHHLATLFVFVTCRYVVYHGAYAILVLLILAEVTSFIQNTWTLANARKSDVEFAAKVYALLSPPFYVLYSLVRGIAGPYFVYRMFVYYLSGAANNVIPRWIWISWVFVVVTAISVSILWISNLWVELYRERSREHESKVR